One window from the genome of Musa acuminata AAA Group cultivar baxijiao chromosome BXJ1-4, Cavendish_Baxijiao_AAA, whole genome shotgun sequence encodes:
- the LOC135672095 gene encoding uncharacterized protein LOC135672095: MTGLRPSRFFWSLIERPPSAVPEMLQRANQFIAVEAWMARKQEKHTRVRPEPAHGQQPAATKRRLDQSDLPAPRPPLPPLGASRTEIFLQIKERGLLRALVPMKNLRELVDQSKHCRFHRQNRHDTEDCRELKRQIEELVCGGHLSRYIRHNGEPSPLPEGPVEHHIDVITGGPAVGGTSMSGRKAYACSARIDAPQCGPDPKVAFPPEDVQPLEHDDALVIMARIANAQVRRIMINTGSSADVLYLDAFQKLGLTKGSLKPICSVLTGFTDDSISPLGTVTLPLTLGAPPRTKTVMSTFLVVDLPAAYNAILGRPTLNKIRAVVSTYHQTVKFPTPTGTGKVWGSPRESRRCYLTAVSLHKKARTNQPLEDSREEKRPTPHPEPMAPTCDMPLMEDRPSRTVQVGLELPGQEREQLVGFLQENADVFTWSPSYMIGVDLETAQHHLNISPDARPVKQKPRRQAPDR, encoded by the coding sequence atgacaggaCTACGACCTTCCCGATTCTTCTGGTCCCTCATTGAGAGACCCCCCTCCGCGGTACCGGAGATGCTTCAGCGGGCGAACCAGTTCATCGCGGTTGAGGCTTGGATGGCCAGAAAGCAGGAAAAGCACACGAGGGTTAGACCAGAGCCGGCTCACGGGCAGCAGCCTGCCGCGACTAAGCGCAGGCTGGACCAATCCGACCTACCCGCTCCGAGGCCTCCTCTGCCCCCCCTAGGCGCATCTCGAACGGAGATATTTCTCCAGATAAAGGAGAGAGGGTTACTCAGGGCTCTCGTTCCGATGAAGAACTTGCGAGAGCTCGTCGACCAGTCCAAGCATTGCCGCTTTCACAGGCAAAACAGGCACGACACAGAAGACTGCCGCGAACTGAAGCGGCAGATCGAGGAGCTCGTTTGCGGGGGACACCTCAGTCGGTACATCCGACATAATGGGGAGCCCTCGCCTCTCCCGGAGGGCCCCGTGGAGCACCACATCGATGTCATCACCGGAGGACCGGCGGTTGGGGGAACCAGTATGTCGGGGAGAAAGGCATACGCCTGTTCTGCCAGAATCGACGCTCCCCAATGTGGTCCCGACCCCAAGGTCGCATTCCCTCCCGAGGACGTCCAGCCACTGGAGCACGACGATGCGCTTGTGATAATGGCTCGGATCGCTAATGCCCAAGTGAGGAGAATCATGATCAACACCGGGAGCTCAGCCGACGTGCTCTATCTAGACGCCTTCCAGAAGTTGGGGCTAACCAAAGGATCCCTAAAGCCTATCTGCTCGGTGCTCACGGGGTTCACCGACGACTCTATCTCGCCATTGGGGACTGTTACCTTGCCCCTCACCTTGGGAGCGCCGCCTCGAACAAAGACGGTGATGTCCACCTTCTTGGTGGTAGATCTTCCTGCTGcctacaacgccatcctcggccgccccaccctcaacaaaatcagagctgTAGTCTCCACCTATCATCAAACGGTGAAGTTTCCTACCCCTACCGGGACAGGGAAAGTTtggggaagcccccgagagtccagacGATGCTACTTGACGGCGGTCTCACTGCACAAAAAGGCGAGGACCAACCAGCCTCTGGAAGACTCGAGAGAAGAGAAGCGGCCGACACCACACCCAGAGCCGATGGCGCCCACTTGCGACATGCCATTGATGGAGGATCGCCCGAGTCGGACGGTCCAGGTCGGGTTGGAACTCCCCGGGCAAGAGCGAGAGCAGCTCGTCGGTTTTTTACAGGAGAACGCCGATGTCTTCACCTGGTCGCCATCCTACATGATTGGCGTCGACCTTGAGACCGCCCAGCATCACCTGAATATATCACCTGACGCCCGACCGGTAAAACAGAAACCACGACGACAAGCCCCCGATAGGTAG